The following are encoded in a window of Mycobacteroides chelonae CCUG 47445 genomic DNA:
- a CDS encoding DUF3159 domain-containing protein — protein MPETPSHEPQEGSADSDAQEGPHLRISVPGTKPEEPGSSPLHEMWHQAGGWQGIVYSSIPVIVFVVAVSVSSLMPAIVSALVAATLILIWRLIRRESLQPAFSGFISVGISALIAYLLGEAKGYFLIGIWANFFWGTVFLVSVIIRRPIVGYAYSWATGGDMSWRANRRIVMAFDIATVSWIVLFATRFVVQQWLYLAGNTAWLGGTKIAMGWPLTAVGALITLLVIRYVRRHTDNALEESPSGL, from the coding sequence GTGCCGGAAACCCCATCGCACGAGCCTCAGGAAGGCTCGGCTGATTCCGACGCGCAGGAGGGCCCGCATCTGAGGATCAGCGTGCCCGGGACCAAGCCCGAGGAGCCGGGAAGCTCGCCGCTGCACGAAATGTGGCATCAGGCCGGGGGTTGGCAGGGAATCGTCTACTCGTCGATTCCGGTCATCGTTTTCGTAGTCGCGGTCAGCGTGTCCTCGCTGATGCCCGCGATCGTTTCGGCCCTGGTCGCCGCGACCCTGATCCTGATTTGGCGCTTGATCCGGCGCGAGTCGCTACAACCGGCGTTCTCCGGGTTTATCAGCGTTGGTATCAGCGCGCTGATCGCCTACCTTCTCGGAGAAGCGAAGGGCTACTTCCTCATTGGGATCTGGGCCAACTTCTTCTGGGGCACCGTCTTCCTGGTGTCGGTCATCATTCGCCGACCGATCGTCGGCTATGCGTACAGCTGGGCGACCGGCGGCGACATGTCATGGCGCGCCAACCGGCGCATCGTGATGGCCTTCGATATCGCCACGGTGTCCTGGATCGTGCTGTTCGCCACCCGATTTGTGGTGCAGCAGTGGCTGTATCTCGCGGGTAACACAGCCTGGCTGGGCGGCACCAAGATCGCAATGGGCTGGCCATTGACGGCCGTCGGGGCGTTGATCACCCTGCTGGTGATCCGCTACGTACGCCGCCACACCGACAACGCGCTCGAGGAATCCCCGAGCGGCCTCTAA
- a CDS encoding OB-fold nucleic acid binding domain-containing protein — MATTGGYLRRLTRRLTEDLEQVDAEKIGDDAAATGAQRVIDCQRGQEVTMCGTLRTVETNSKGCVAGVKAELFDGTDTVTLVWLGQRRIPGIESGRTLLVRGRLGKLENGGKVIHNPYYEIQR, encoded by the coding sequence GTGGCTACCACAGGCGGTTATCTGCGTCGACTAACTCGTCGGCTGACAGAGGACCTGGAGCAAGTAGACGCCGAGAAAATCGGTGACGACGCCGCCGCCACCGGTGCTCAGCGCGTCATCGATTGTCAGCGCGGCCAAGAGGTCACCATGTGTGGAACGTTGCGCACAGTGGAAACCAACTCCAAGGGCTGCGTGGCCGGCGTAAAGGCCGAGCTATTCGACGGCACCGACACCGTGACGCTGGTCTGGCTGGGTCAGCGCCGCATTCCGGGTATCGAGTCGGGTCGCACCCTGCTGGTGCGCGGTCGGCTCGGCAAGCTCGAGAACGGCGGCAAGGTGATTCACAACCCGTACTACGAGATTCAGCGCTAA
- a CDS encoding alpha/beta hydrolase, giving the protein MPGTGSDDDFITRAFGPALSDAGAALIAVRPEPNDLVNGYLRALDQAARKGPIVVGGMSIGTAVALTWALQNPGATVAVLAAMPAWTGKPENSPASVSARVTAESLRADGLAAVTAAMQASSPAWLGAELARSWAAQWPGLPNAMDAVSGFVNPTADDIRGLVVPLAVAAATDDPIHPLAVGQDWASWAPRGALRTFALDQLGADPSCLGQACVGALSDI; this is encoded by the coding sequence ATGCCCGGCACGGGCTCCGACGACGACTTCATCACCAGGGCGTTCGGCCCCGCGCTCAGCGATGCGGGCGCCGCCCTGATCGCGGTACGTCCGGAGCCGAATGACCTGGTCAACGGCTACCTGCGGGCACTCGATCAGGCAGCCCGCAAAGGCCCGATCGTTGTCGGCGGGATGTCCATCGGCACCGCCGTGGCGCTGACGTGGGCGCTGCAGAACCCCGGGGCCACGGTGGCGGTGCTGGCAGCGATGCCCGCGTGGACGGGCAAGCCGGAAAACTCGCCGGCTTCGGTGTCTGCCCGGGTCACGGCGGAATCGCTGCGCGCCGACGGATTGGCAGCGGTGACAGCCGCGATGCAGGCCAGCAGCCCTGCCTGGCTGGGCGCTGAGCTCGCCCGCTCATGGGCCGCCCAATGGCCCGGCCTGCCCAACGCCATGGATGCGGTGTCGGGCTTTGTGAACCCGACTGCCGACGACATCCGTGGATTGGTGGTGCCGCTGGCAGTGGCAGCGGCCACCGATGATCCGATACATCCGCTTGCGGTCGGCCAGGACTGGGCGTCCTGGGCACCGCGGGGGGCACTGCGCACGTTCGCCCTCGATCAGCTGGGCGCGGACCCGTCCTGCCTGGGGCAGGCCTGCGTCGGTGCACTGAGCGATATTTGA
- the sigI gene encoding RNA polymerase sigma factor SigI, with protein sequence MSSSSTHDALVAAAWREHYPYLVNLAYQMLGDVGDAEDCVQEAFVRLARADETQIDEPRAWLSVVTGRLCLDQLRSARMRREQTGIASIVESGAPLYFSATADPVDRVTLDDEVRGALWEVLRALSPGERVAFVLHDVFGVPFEEIASTVGRPVGTCRQLARRARARFQQSPSRTGDVAGAEHRELIEKFVTACANGDLTGLMEVLDSSVWGIGTIIGDPAPAPQVNHGRTDVSTNLLMYLGHGATLVGGPFGQPVLLAFMQRKLFAVVTLTVRDGLVLKIEATADPAARGL encoded by the coding sequence GATGCTCGGAGATGTCGGCGACGCCGAGGACTGCGTCCAAGAGGCGTTCGTGCGGCTCGCCCGCGCGGATGAGACGCAGATCGACGAGCCGCGTGCGTGGTTATCGGTGGTGACCGGTCGGTTGTGCCTGGACCAGCTGCGTTCGGCACGCATGCGCCGCGAGCAGACGGGCATCGCATCGATAGTGGAATCCGGTGCACCGCTGTATTTTTCGGCGACCGCAGATCCGGTCGACAGGGTCACTCTGGACGACGAGGTACGAGGTGCCCTCTGGGAAGTATTACGAGCGCTCAGTCCCGGCGAGCGGGTCGCGTTCGTCTTGCATGACGTATTCGGAGTGCCGTTCGAGGAGATCGCTTCCACGGTGGGCCGCCCGGTGGGCACGTGCCGTCAGCTTGCCCGGCGCGCCCGGGCCAGATTCCAGCAGTCCCCATCGCGTACCGGTGATGTCGCCGGTGCTGAGCACCGGGAGCTGATCGAAAAGTTCGTGACCGCCTGCGCCAATGGCGATCTGACCGGACTGATGGAGGTGCTGGATTCCAGCGTCTGGGGGATCGGCACCATCATCGGAGACCCCGCACCGGCGCCGCAGGTCAACCACGGACGCACCGATGTCTCCACGAATCTGCTCATGTACCTGGGCCACGGCGCCACCCTGGTGGGCGGGCCGTTCGGGCAACCGGTTCTGCTGGCCTTCATGCAGCGCAAGCTTTTCGCGGTCGTCACCTTGACGGTGCGCGACGGCCTAGTGCTCAAGATCGAGGCCACGGCCGACCCGGCGGCACGAGGACTCTGA